The genomic interval ATTTCTATCTATCTCTGTCATCTGTTATCTTTTATTTCTCCCAAAGGATAATAGGGGAGCATATTTTCTTTGACCCAATCATATGATTTTATCGGACTTAATCTCAAATTTGTCGGACAAGGAGAAAGGACTTCTACTAAAGAAAATCCCGCTTTTTTTATCTGAAGAGTAAATGCTTTTTTGATGTATTTCTTTAATCTTATTATGTTTTTTGGAGAAATAACTGTTTCTCTTGCAAGATAAACAACGCCTTCTATCGACCTAAGCATTTCAGGAATTCTTAATGGAAATCCTGCTACCTTGGGGTCTCTTCCAAATGGAGTTGTTTGTGTCTTTTGTTTAAGTAGAGTAGTTGGAGCCATCTGTCCACCTGTCATGCCATAGACAGCATTATTTACAAATATTGTAGTTATATTTTCACCTCTTGCTGCAGTATGCACAATTTCTCCTGTTCCTATTGCTGCTAAGTCTCCGTCTCCCTGATAAGTAAAGACTATTTTGTCCGGCTGGACTCGTTTTATGCCTGTGGCAACTGCGGGAGTTCTACCGTGAGGCGCTTCTGCCATATCTATATTAAGATAATTGTATGCAAGGACGGCGCATCCTACAGGCGCTATACCTATTGTTATTTCTCTTATGTTTAATTCGTCTATGACTTCAGCTACTATTCTATGTACGATGCCGTGTCCGCAGCCGGGGCAATAATGAGTAACGGTATCTTTCATGGTTTTTGGCAGACCAAATTTCTTTTCCATAATTTTAAAAATAGTTAAATTTTACAGTTTTGATTCAATTATATTGATTATTTTTTCTTCTTCCGGAACTCCGCCGCCCATTCTTCCGTAGAAGTAAACAGGCACTTTGCCTTCTGCCGCAAGTTTTACGTCTTCGACCATTTGTCCAGCGCTCATTTCTACCGTAAGTAAAAATTTAGAATGCGATACAGCTTGTTTAATGGCTTGTTCGGGGAAAGGCCAAAGAGTAATTGGTCTTATGAGCCCCGCTTTTATATTTTTTGCTCTTAATTTTTTTACGACACTCTTGCAAATACGCGATGTAGTCCCATAAGCAACTAATATTATCTTTGCATCGTCCACTGATATTTCTTCAACAAGACAGAGTCCTTTCTTTATTTTTTGGAATTTTTCTTGCAATTTTTGATTATGCGCTTCTAATGCGCTGTCGCCCAAATACATGCTGTTTATTACGTTCGGCTTTCTGTTCTTTGCTCCCCTCAAAGCCCAATTTTTTTTGATATCGATAATTTCCTTTTTCTTGAGTTCTGCGGGTTCCATCATTTGCCCCAAATATCCGTCAGCAAGGATTATTACAGGGGTTCTGTATTTGTCCGCCAAATCGAAAGCGGTAAAAGTGAAATCGAACATTTCCTGAACAGTTGCAGGAGCAATTACTATAAGATTATAGTCCCCGTGCCCGCCTCCTTTTACGGATTGGAAATAGTCGCTCTGCGAACCGGCGATATTTCCAAGACCGGGTCCCCCACGAGCAACATTAGCTATTACACAAGGCAGTTCGTCTCCTGCCATATAGGAAATAGCTTCTTGCATTAAAGATATTCCGGGAGATGAAGAAGTTGTCATTGTTCTTACGCCGGAAGCTGATGCGCCCAAAACCATATTAATTGCGGCGAGTTCGCTTTCTGCCTGAATAAATACTCTATTTTCTTCGGGCATTCGCCGTGACATGTAAGCAGTTATTTCGTTCTGCGGTGTTATGGGGTATCCAAAATACGCCTTGCAACCCGCTTGAATAGAGGCTTCTGCCAATGCCTCGTTACCCGAAATTAGAATTTTATTTTTCATATAAATCAAGACTATTATATTGATTA from bacterium carries:
- a CDS encoding 3-methyl-2-oxobutanoate dehydrogenase subunit VorB produces the protein MKNKILISGNEALAEASIQAGCKAYFGYPITPQNEITAYMSRRMPEENRVFIQAESELAAINMVLGASASGVRTMTTSSSPGISLMQEAISYMAGDELPCVIANVARGGPGLGNIAGSQSDYFQSVKGGGHGDYNLIVIAPATVQEMFDFTFTAFDLADKYRTPVIILADGYLGQMMEPAELKKKEIIDIKKNWALRGAKNRKPNVINSMYLGDSALEAHNQKLQEKFQKIKKGLCLVEEISVDDAKIILVAYGTTSRICKSVVKKLRAKNIKAGLIRPITLWPFPEQAIKQAVSHSKFLLTVEMSAGQMVEDVKLAAEGKVPVYFYGRMGGGVPEEEKIINIIESKL
- a CDS encoding 2-oxoglutarate oxidoreductase, yielding MEKKFGLPKTMKDTVTHYCPGCGHGIVHRIVAEVIDELNIREITIGIAPVGCAVLAYNYLNIDMAEAPHGRTPAVATGIKRVQPDKIVFTYQGDGDLAAIGTGEIVHTAARGENITTIFVNNAVYGMTGGQMAPTTLLKQKTQTTPFGRDPKVAGFPLRIPEMLRSIEGVVYLARETVISPKNIIRLKKYIKKAFTLQIKKAGFSLVEVLSPCPTNLRLSPIKSYDWVKENMLPYYPLGEIKDNR